Proteins found in one Lysinibacillus fusiformis genomic segment:
- a CDS encoding aminotransferase class I/II-fold pyridoxal phosphate-dependent enzyme has translation MFVLQKKKPIIEGLERFRQQQNISFHVPGHKHGELSHLPQAFKDVMRYDVTELSGLDDLHYPEEMILEAENLLADTYGATKSFFLVGGSTVGNLAMIYGTCNKGDTIIVQRNAHKSIFHAIELVGAKPIFVSPLWDERTLSATHVTYRDLKEAVENYSEAKAVVLTYPTYYGMTSNEIQQQIAYCHEKGIPVLVDEAHGAHFNACTLFQPSALSFGADIVVQSAHKTLPAMTMASFMHVKSELIAADKIHHYLRMLQSSSPSYLLLASLDDARYYVQTYMESDGAYIIEKKNQWIDALRSIGSLEVIEVDDPLKVLLRVNGYSGFQLQEALEEKHVYGELADANQVLFVLPLLKQGHTYPFAEIRIRIKEAITMLLNTAKTDSIKASQTAYHFAPITEPIYTFNEVASLNKEWLPYMRTMGRISANMIIPYPPGIPLLVPGERITVAKLSQLEELLAAGATFQGNHRLAEKMIQVIK, from the coding sequence GTGTTTGTTTTGCAAAAGAAAAAGCCAATTATTGAAGGGTTAGAACGTTTTCGACAACAACAAAATATTTCTTTTCATGTCCCAGGTCATAAGCATGGCGAACTGTCCCACCTTCCACAAGCATTTAAAGATGTAATGCGTTATGATGTAACTGAATTATCAGGTTTAGATGATCTACATTACCCTGAGGAAATGATATTAGAAGCAGAAAATTTATTGGCAGATACATATGGAGCAACGAAGAGTTTCTTTCTAGTAGGAGGTTCTACTGTTGGAAATTTAGCAATGATATATGGTACTTGTAACAAGGGCGATACGATTATTGTTCAGCGTAATGCACATAAATCAATTTTCCATGCCATTGAACTTGTTGGGGCTAAGCCAATATTTGTGTCACCGCTATGGGATGAACGAACATTATCGGCGACACATGTAACGTATAGAGATTTAAAAGAAGCAGTAGAAAATTATTCAGAGGCGAAAGCAGTTGTTCTGACATATCCTACTTATTATGGGATGACTTCTAATGAAATACAGCAGCAAATTGCTTATTGTCATGAAAAAGGAATACCTGTATTGGTGGATGAAGCACATGGCGCTCATTTTAATGCATGTACTTTATTTCAGCCATCCGCATTGTCATTTGGAGCAGATATTGTTGTACAATCAGCGCATAAGACTCTACCAGCTATGACGATGGCTTCTTTTATGCATGTTAAGTCGGAATTGATAGCGGCTGACAAAATACATCATTATTTACGCATGTTACAATCTAGTAGCCCATCTTATTTATTATTAGCTTCATTAGATGATGCTCGCTATTATGTACAGACATATATGGAGAGTGATGGGGCATATATAATAGAAAAAAAGAATCAATGGATTGATGCATTACGTTCGATTGGTTCATTGGAAGTAATTGAAGTAGATGATCCACTTAAAGTATTGTTACGTGTTAATGGTTATAGTGGTTTTCAATTACAAGAGGCATTAGAGGAGAAGCATGTTTATGGGGAGCTGGCAGATGCGAATCAGGTCTTATTTGTGTTACCTTTGCTGAAGCAAGGACATACCTACCCATTTGCTGAAATCAGAATTCGTATAAAAGAGGCTATAACTATGCTATTAAACACAGCTAAAACCGATAGCATAAAGGCTTCTCAAACAGCCTATCATTTTGCACCGATTACTGAGCCTATCTATACCTTTAATGAGGTTGCATCATTAAATAAAGAATGGTTACCATATATGCGTACAATGGGCCGGATTTCAGCAAATATGATTATACCTTATCCACCTGGTATACCATTGTTAGTGCCAGGAGAAAGAATAACAGTAGCTAAATTAAGTCAATTGGAAGAGCTATTAGCAGCAGGTGCGACATTCCAAGGGAATCATCGTTTAGCAGAAAAAATGATTCAGGTCATTAAATAG
- the tmk gene encoding dTMP kinase, with protein MNSNLFITFEGPEGAGKTTVIQMIAKRLTEKNIEVLATREPGGIEIAEKIRTIILNPAHTAMDERTEALLYAAARSQHYFEKVRPALDAGKLVICDRFIDSSLAYQGYARGIGVDEVLSINEFAIGKKLPDVTILFDLAPEVGLARIHATGNREVNRLDVESLSFHQKVREGYLQLVEQYPERIRVVNADQDIENVVEDVWLLLLEAMQ; from the coding sequence ATGAATAGCAATTTATTTATTACATTCGAAGGTCCCGAGGGAGCAGGAAAAACAACGGTCATTCAAATGATAGCAAAGCGATTAACAGAAAAAAATATTGAAGTTCTGGCAACAAGAGAACCCGGTGGAATTGAGATTGCAGAAAAAATAAGAACCATCATCTTGAATCCTGCACATACAGCTATGGACGAACGAACAGAAGCATTATTATATGCTGCAGCAAGAAGTCAGCATTATTTTGAAAAAGTACGACCTGCTTTAGATGCCGGGAAGTTGGTTATATGTGACCGTTTTATCGATTCATCTTTAGCCTATCAAGGATATGCAAGAGGAATCGGTGTCGATGAAGTGCTTTCTATTAATGAGTTCGCTATTGGGAAAAAATTGCCTGACGTGACTATATTATTTGATCTTGCACCAGAGGTAGGCTTAGCACGTATTCATGCAACTGGCAATCGGGAAGTAAACCGCTTAGACGTTGAAAGCTTGTCGTTTCATCAGAAGGTGCGTGAAGGATATTTACAACTAGTAGAGCAGTACCCAGAACGAATACGTGTGGTCAACGCAGACCAAGATATTGAGAATGTTGTGGAAGATGTATGGTTATTATTATTGGAAGCAATGCAGTAA
- a CDS encoding cyclic-di-AMP receptor, which produces MKLVVAVVQDQDSSRLSNALTKNQFRATKLASTGGFLRSGNTTFLIGTEDSLIPKLLDIIRDNCRAREQMVAPVSPLGGNADSYIPYPVEVEVGGATVFVLPIEQFHHF; this is translated from the coding sequence ATGAAGTTAGTCGTAGCTGTAGTGCAAGATCAGGATAGCAGCCGCTTATCAAATGCTTTAACGAAAAATCAGTTTCGCGCAACTAAATTAGCGAGCACAGGAGGATTTTTACGTTCAGGAAATACGACGTTTCTTATAGGAACTGAAGACTCTCTCATACCCAAACTTTTAGATATTATTCGGGATAATTGTCGAGCAAGAGAGCAAATGGTTGCACCAGTTTCTCCGTTAGGAGGAAATGCTGATTCCTATATACCTTACCCTGTGGAGGTTGAGGTAGGAGGAGCTACTGTATTTGTTTTACCGATTGAACAATTCCATCATTTTTAA
- a CDS encoding YaaR family protein produces MKINQDIRVGLNTNRKEPLQNNNQNNRFGDMVVKQGNKLQTEQLTRLLGDISTAGDRVARSRNLRELARFKMLVKRFLQETVEHGMELKQSHTWNRFGEGRRLKIIETIDTRLVELAQDLLDEEKEAIDLLDKIGEIKGLLINLYM; encoded by the coding sequence TTGAAGATTAATCAAGATATACGTGTCGGGTTAAATACAAATCGCAAAGAGCCACTACAAAATAATAATCAAAATAACCGATTTGGAGATATGGTCGTCAAGCAAGGTAATAAGCTGCAAACAGAACAACTAACACGTTTGTTAGGGGATATATCTACTGCAGGTGACCGAGTTGCTAGATCACGTAATTTACGAGAACTTGCTAGGTTTAAAATGCTTGTTAAACGATTTCTACAAGAGACAGTAGAACATGGTATGGAGTTAAAACAATCACATACCTGGAATCGTTTTGGTGAAGGAAGACGTTTAAAAATCATTGAAACCATTGATACACGTCTTGTCGAACTTGCACAGGATCTCTTAGATGAAGAAAAAGAAGCAATAGATCTCCTTGATAAAATCGGTGAGATTAAAGGCTTACTAATTAATTTATATATGTAA
- the holB gene encoding DNA polymerase III subunit delta' → MAKNVEELLTLQPVVMKQLQTIFDKNRLAHAYIFDGEKGTGKVDIMYFFVKLMLCEQPSGNVPCETCRNCKRVDSGNHPNIHQIYPDGQFIKIDQMRELIGEMKMMGVEEGRKIYVLHHADRLNTASANMILKFLEEPDGEVTAILLTEQMQSILPTIRSRCQHIKFQKMPRHVLLKHLQENNISHSMASTVSMMTNELETAIFLANDEQFALARKTVLKLVEAIRQNVHEAMLIVHEEWLPHFKEKSEMEQALDLLLFAYRDIVSIKANPEAACTYPDMLPLFKEVALYSTYERLSNQMESILQARSSLQRNMNRTLLMEQLMLNLQEGYTFV, encoded by the coding sequence ATGGCCAAGAATGTTGAAGAGCTACTCACACTACAACCAGTCGTAATGAAGCAACTTCAAACGATTTTTGACAAGAATAGATTAGCACATGCATATATTTTTGATGGCGAAAAAGGGACAGGCAAGGTAGATATTATGTACTTTTTTGTCAAATTAATGTTATGTGAGCAACCAAGTGGAAATGTTCCATGTGAAACATGTCGAAATTGCAAACGTGTAGATTCGGGAAATCATCCAAATATTCATCAAATTTATCCTGATGGTCAATTCATAAAAATTGATCAAATGCGAGAACTCATTGGAGAAATGAAAATGATGGGTGTAGAAGAGGGACGTAAGATTTATGTGCTTCATCATGCAGACCGTCTTAATACAGCCTCTGCCAATATGATACTTAAATTTTTAGAGGAACCAGATGGAGAGGTAACTGCCATATTACTAACAGAGCAAATGCAGTCAATACTTCCAACTATCCGTTCTCGTTGCCAACATATCAAATTTCAAAAAATGCCACGTCATGTTTTGTTGAAGCATTTACAGGAAAATAATATTTCACATTCAATGGCTTCAACAGTAAGCATGATGACAAATGAGCTCGAAACGGCTATATTTTTAGCGAATGATGAGCAGTTTGCACTCGCTCGAAAAACAGTGTTAAAATTAGTAGAGGCCATTCGGCAAAATGTACACGAAGCAATGCTTATTGTGCATGAAGAGTGGTTGCCTCACTTTAAAGAAAAAAGCGAGATGGAGCAAGCATTGGATTTACTACTATTTGCTTACCGTGATATAGTGTCAATAAAAGCTAATCCCGAGGCAGCTTGTACTTATCCAGACATGTTACCACTATTTAAAGAAGTTGCGCTATATTCCACTTATGAAAGATTATCAAATCAGATGGAATCTATTTTACAAGCGCGCTCCTCTTTACAGCGTAACATGAATAGGACGTTATTGATGGAGCAGTTAATGCTAAATCTGCAGGAGGGATATACATTTGTATAA
- a CDS encoding PSP1 domain-containing protein yields MYNVVGVRFKKAGKIYYFDPASFLLEDSQYVIVETARGVEYGKVVVPQKVVGDNDVVLPLKQVLRPADDRDRIQVEENAAESKRAFELASTKIIEHNLEMKLVDVEYTFDRNKIIFYFTAEGRVDFRDLVKDLASVFRTRIELRQIGVRDEAKLLGGIGPCGRMLCCSTFLGDFEPVSIKMAKDQNLSLNPSKISGLCGRLMCCLKYENDEYEEAKEGMPDVGEITMTPDGRGKVVGLNVLERIIQVYLHEQERTVEYTLEELLAGEKNLI; encoded by the coding sequence TTGTATAATGTAGTAGGAGTCCGCTTTAAAAAGGCGGGTAAAATATATTATTTTGATCCGGCATCATTTCTACTAGAAGATAGTCAATATGTCATTGTAGAGACAGCCCGCGGTGTAGAGTATGGAAAGGTAGTTGTCCCTCAAAAAGTAGTGGGTGATAATGATGTTGTATTACCACTTAAACAAGTACTTAGACCAGCGGATGATCGTGATCGTATACAAGTAGAGGAAAATGCAGCCGAATCGAAACGTGCATTTGAACTCGCTAGTACTAAAATTATAGAGCATAATTTAGAAATGAAACTTGTAGATGTTGAATATACATTTGATCGTAATAAAATTATTTTTTACTTTACAGCTGAAGGACGAGTTGACTTCAGGGATCTAGTAAAAGATTTAGCCTCAGTTTTTAGAACGCGTATTGAGCTTCGCCAAATCGGTGTGCGTGATGAAGCAAAGCTATTAGGTGGCATTGGTCCATGCGGAAGAATGCTTTGTTGCTCCACATTTTTAGGTGATTTTGAGCCAGTTTCTATCAAGATGGCTAAAGATCAAAACTTATCATTAAATCCCTCAAAAATATCTGGTCTTTGTGGACGGTTAATGTGTTGCTTAAAGTATGAAAATGATGAATATGAAGAAGCAAAAGAGGGCATGCCAGATGTTGGTGAGATAACAATGACACCAGATGGCCGTGGAAAAGTAGTAGGGCTAAATGTGCTGGAAAGAATTATTCAAGTATATTTACACGAGCAGGAACGCACAGTTGAGTATACACTAGAAGAACTGCTAGCAGGCGAAAAAAATCTTATTTAA